In Candidatus Defluviibacterium haderslevense, the following are encoded in one genomic region:
- a CDS encoding tail fiber domain-containing protein, with the protein MKNIFLSMAIVALFSIDILAQVPRLISYQGVLTDNQGNLLPDGNRTLTLKLYDNLFSAVPIYTESQTVPVVKGIFNVIIGSVNPITTSINFDRAYFLGVSVDFGSELSPRTALTAAPYALRAERANVAETLAPGAGGVVTSLNSSQGNISLVGSGGTTVNQAGSTITISSQIGNGITNLQNTDGMMNITNPNGPNTGINLNTSGVQEEQSLVFRSGKWQMATHNKYNFDTDIFQVITTLPFLGSSFVGLKTSGVSENFIPKFRNGKWQFLPPLEISAGAGIGLSTVTPGPDKITISALDISPTNELQTLSFNTISKQLTISQGNSVDLSSISGGPWTNSGNNIFNSNSGNVGIGTSSPIQKLHVNGNLRLQGGLFLGSAEQIVDGGANTIAINSHFRPDVSGSRDLGTTGAKFKDLHLSGSVFFGSTETLSDGGSNTIAINSTLRPSTTNARDLGTSGVRFKDLYLTGKVLFGSIEALSDGGANTIMSNSTLRPDINNARDLGTSSLRWRDVFCSRNAFNGSDRRMKRDIKPLDYGMTELKKLNVYSYQWKDTIMDDGFRNLGVIAQELKEIMPELVRVGSDGEKLMSVNYIGLIPVLINAIKEQQNEIELLKLHKVSGHTFTANEVKQIKAMLSSEQAQR; encoded by the coding sequence ATGAAAAACATTTTTTTGAGTATGGCAATAGTTGCATTATTTTCAATAGACATTTTAGCGCAGGTGCCTAGACTAATCAGCTATCAGGGTGTGCTTACAGACAATCAAGGGAATCTTTTACCTGATGGGAACAGAACTTTGACATTAAAATTATATGATAATTTATTCAGTGCAGTTCCGATTTATACAGAATCACAAACAGTTCCAGTTGTGAAGGGAATATTTAACGTAATTATTGGATCAGTGAATCCAATCACAACTTCGATCAATTTTGATCGAGCTTATTTTTTAGGAGTTAGTGTAGATTTTGGATCTGAATTATCCCCTAGGACGGCATTAACTGCTGCCCCTTATGCGTTGAGAGCTGAAAGGGCGAATGTAGCTGAGACATTAGCCCCTGGTGCAGGAGGCGTAGTGACCAGCCTTAATTCAAGTCAAGGAAATATTTCTTTAGTTGGAAGTGGTGGAACAACAGTCAATCAAGCTGGGTCCACGATAACTATAAGTTCTCAAATTGGAAATGGCATTACGAATCTTCAGAATACCGATGGCATGATGAATATTACGAATCCTAATGGTCCAAATACAGGAATTAATTTAAATACTTCTGGGGTTCAGGAGGAACAAAGTTTGGTTTTTAGAAGTGGTAAATGGCAAATGGCCACACATAATAAATATAATTTTGATACCGATATTTTTCAAGTAATTACTACGTTGCCATTTTTAGGTTCATCATTTGTTGGATTAAAAACAAGTGGTGTCAGTGAAAATTTTATACCAAAATTTCGAAATGGCAAATGGCAATTTTTACCACCATTGGAAATATCTGCAGGTGCAGGAATTGGATTAAGCACTGTTACTCCTGGTCCAGATAAAATTACCATTTCTGCATTAGATATTTCTCCAACCAACGAGTTACAAACGCTAAGTTTTAATACTATTTCAAAACAATTGACCATATCTCAGGGTAATTCTGTTGATCTATCTTCGATTAGTGGTGGACCTTGGACTAATTCAGGAAATAATATTTTTAATTCGAATTCGGGTAATGTTGGAATTGGCACTTCTTCTCCAATTCAAAAATTGCATGTCAATGGTAATTTGAGATTGCAAGGAGGATTATTTCTTGGTTCTGCAGAACAAATTGTGGATGGTGGCGCCAATACTATTGCAATCAATAGTCACTTCAGACCGGATGTATCCGGATCAAGAGACTTAGGAACCACTGGAGCTAAATTTAAGGATTTACATCTATCAGGTAGTGTATTTTTTGGATCAACTGAGACATTAAGTGATGGAGGTTCCAATACTATTGCAATCAATAGTACGCTCAGACCCTCTACAACAAATGCAAGAGATTTGGGAACTTCTGGAGTTAGATTTAAAGATTTGTATTTAACAGGGAAGGTTTTATTTGGTTCTATTGAAGCCTTATCTGATGGTGGTGCAAATACGATAATGTCAAATTCTACTTTAAGGCCTGATATAAATAATGCGAGAGATCTAGGTACAAGTTCGTTAAGATGGAGAGACGTGTTCTGTTCAAGAAATGCATTTAATGGCTCTGACCGGCGAATGAAAAGAGATATCAAACCATTGGATTATGGTATGACAGAATTGAAGAAATTAAATGTATATTCGTATCAGTGGAAGGACACTATTATGGATGATGGATTTAGAAATTTAGGAGTGATAGCACAAGAGTTAAAAGAAATCATGCCAGAATTGGTGCGAGTAGGAAGTGATGGTGAAAAATTAATGTCAGTAAATTATATTGGACTGATTCCAGTGTTGATTAATGCAATCAAAGAACAACAAAATGAAATAGAATTATTGAAACTTCATAAAGTATCTGGTCATACATTCACAGCTAATGAAGTGAAGCAAATAAAAGCAATGTTGTCATCGGAACAGGCTCAACGTTAA
- a CDS encoding proline--tRNA ligase, producing MAKEITSRESDYSQWYNDLVYKSGLADQSAVRGCMVIKPHGYALWENMRDILDDMFKKTGHVNAYFPLFVPKSLFEAEEKNAEGFAKECAIVTHYRLKADPNNKGKLIVDPEAKLEEELIVRPTSEAIIWNTYRDWIQSYRDLPILINQWANVVRWEMRTRPFLRTTEFLWQEGHTAHASEVEAIEEAEKMHDIYARFAEEYMAMPVIKGVKTANERFAGAEETYTIEAMMQDGKALQAGTSHYLGQNFAKAFEVKFLNDQNKEEFVYATSWGVSTRLIGALVMAHSDDDGLVLPPKLAPLQVIIVPIPKPAPEIKEVADRIIANLSSKGIRIKYDMDDRNRPGFKFAEYELKGVPVRIGIGARDLEQGVVEIARRDTKEKKSVPLDQVNEYVEHLLVDIQQHLYNRALELRTANSHQVDDWNSFKEIIETKGGFIYAHWDGTSETEEAIKEQTKATIRCIPLDAKEEPGVCVFSGKPSTRRVLFAKAY from the coding sequence ATGGCAAAAGAAATAACTTCCAGAGAAAGTGATTATTCTCAATGGTATAATGACTTGGTATATAAATCCGGGTTAGCTGATCAGTCTGCTGTTCGTGGGTGTATGGTCATTAAGCCCCATGGCTATGCCTTGTGGGAAAACATGAGGGATATACTGGATGATATGTTTAAAAAAACGGGACATGTTAATGCTTATTTTCCATTGTTTGTACCTAAAAGTTTGTTTGAAGCTGAGGAAAAGAATGCAGAAGGATTTGCCAAAGAATGTGCTATAGTTACCCATTATAGACTTAAAGCTGATCCAAATAACAAAGGAAAATTGATCGTTGATCCCGAAGCTAAACTTGAAGAAGAGTTAATTGTGAGACCAACGAGCGAGGCTATAATCTGGAATACTTACAGAGATTGGATCCAGTCTTATCGCGACTTACCCATATTAATCAACCAATGGGCCAATGTGGTTCGATGGGAGATGAGGACCAGGCCATTTCTTAGGACCACAGAATTTTTATGGCAAGAAGGGCATACCGCTCATGCTTCTGAAGTAGAGGCAATCGAGGAGGCTGAAAAAATGCATGACATTTATGCCCGTTTTGCTGAAGAATATATGGCTATGCCGGTGATCAAAGGTGTGAAGACAGCTAACGAACGATTTGCCGGAGCGGAAGAAACTTACACCATTGAGGCTATGATGCAAGATGGCAAGGCATTACAAGCTGGTACTTCCCATTATTTGGGCCAAAATTTTGCCAAGGCATTTGAGGTTAAATTCCTGAATGATCAGAATAAGGAAGAATTTGTGTATGCCACTTCATGGGGAGTATCTACTCGGTTGATTGGTGCCCTTGTGATGGCCCATTCTGATGATGATGGCTTGGTATTGCCACCTAAATTGGCGCCCCTTCAAGTCATTATTGTACCTATACCAAAACCCGCCCCGGAGATCAAAGAAGTTGCCGATCGAATCATAGCCAACCTATCATCCAAGGGAATTCGGATCAAATATGATATGGATGATCGCAATAGACCTGGATTTAAATTTGCTGAATATGAATTGAAGGGGGTCCCTGTGAGAATTGGGATAGGAGCTAGAGATTTAGAACAAGGTGTAGTAGAAATTGCTCGTCGAGATACCAAGGAAAAGAAATCAGTGCCATTAGACCAAGTAAATGAATATGTAGAACATTTGTTGGTAGATATTCAACAACATTTATATAATCGAGCACTTGAATTAAGGACTGCGAATTCTCACCAAGTAGATGATTGGAATTCATTTAAAGAAATTATCGAGACAAAGGGCGGGTTTATTTATGCGCATTGGGATGGAACGAGTGAAACAGAGGAAGCTATTAAAGAACAAACCAAGGCAACGATCAGATGTATTCCTTTAGATGCTAAGGAAGAACCAGGTGTTTGTGTTTTTTCTGGAAAACCATCTACGCGCAGAGTATTGTTTGCAAAAGCGTATTGA